One segment of Verrucomicrobiota bacterium DNA contains the following:
- the rho gene encoding transcription termination factor Rho, with translation MELEPPTHAVESPDEVRTEAAPPTRDAIASSLNIAKLQAMSMTELNHMAKEMGIENFGTMRKHEVIFHILQKNAARSGILFSEGVLEVLSEGFGFLRSQSFNYLSCPEDIYVSPSQIRRFDLQTGNLVAGQIRPPKDKERFFALLKVEAVDTEDPDKAKDKTHFDNLTPLFPNKRYILETTNDELSTRVLDLVCPIGKGSRGLIVAPPRTGKTVLMQKLANAILKNNPEAYLFILLIDERPEEVTDMERSCKPAEVISSTFDEPPERHVQVAEMVIEKAKRMVEHKRDVVILLDSITRLARAYNTVQPHSGKILSGGVDANALHKPKRFFGAARNIEEGGSLTIIATALVDTGSRMDEVIFEEFKGTGNMEVVLDRHLVERRIFPSINIELSGTRKEELLYHPDEYNKVVILRRALTGVPTVEAMELLLGKLKKTGSNIEFLLGMAVG, from the coding sequence ATGGAACTCGAACCCCCGACGCATGCGGTAGAATCACCCGACGAGGTGAGGACGGAAGCCGCGCCGCCAACCCGGGACGCCATCGCCTCCTCGCTCAACATCGCCAAACTTCAGGCCATGTCGATGACGGAGCTGAACCACATGGCCAAGGAGATGGGAATCGAGAACTTCGGCACGATGCGGAAGCACGAAGTCATTTTCCATATTCTCCAGAAAAACGCCGCCCGCAGCGGCATTCTCTTTTCTGAAGGGGTGTTGGAAGTATTGTCGGAAGGGTTTGGTTTCCTCCGCTCACAGAGTTTCAACTATTTGAGCTGCCCGGAGGACATTTACGTCTCGCCCTCGCAAATCCGGCGCTTCGACTTGCAGACCGGCAACCTCGTCGCCGGCCAGATCCGGCCGCCCAAGGACAAGGAGCGGTTCTTCGCGCTGCTCAAAGTCGAAGCCGTCGATACCGAAGACCCGGACAAGGCCAAGGACAAAACGCATTTCGACAACCTCACGCCGCTCTTTCCGAACAAGCGTTACATCCTCGAGACCACCAACGACGAACTGTCCACGCGTGTGCTCGACCTGGTTTGTCCGATTGGCAAGGGCAGCCGCGGATTGATTGTCGCGCCGCCGCGCACGGGCAAGACCGTGTTGATGCAAAAGCTGGCCAACGCCATCTTGAAGAACAATCCGGAGGCTTATTTGTTCATTCTGCTGATTGACGAACGACCGGAAGAAGTCACCGACATGGAACGCAGTTGCAAACCGGCGGAGGTGATTAGTTCAACTTTCGACGAACCGCCCGAACGCCACGTGCAAGTGGCGGAAATGGTCATCGAAAAAGCCAAGCGCATGGTCGAGCACAAACGCGACGTGGTCATCCTGCTTGATTCCATCACCCGCCTGGCGCGCGCCTACAACACCGTCCAGCCGCATTCGGGAAAAATTCTCTCCGGCGGCGTCGATGCCAATGCGCTCCACAAGCCGAAACGGTTCTTCGGCGCCGCGCGCAACATTGAGGAAGGCGGGTCGCTGACGATCATTGCGACGGCGCTCGTGGATACCGGTTCGCGCATGGACGAAGTCATCTTCGAAGAGTTCAAAGGCACAGGCAACATGGAAGTGGTTTTGGACCGCCATCTGGTCGAACGCCGCATCTTCCCATCCATCAACATCGAGTTGTCCGGCACGCGCAAGGAGGAATTGCTCTACCATCCGGACGAATACAACAAGGTCGTCATCCTCCGCCGCGCGCTGACCGGCGTCCCGACAGTCGAAGCCATGGAACTGTTGTTGGGCAAACTGAAGAAAACCGGCAGCAACATTGAATTCCTCCTGGGCATGGCCGTGGGTTGA